The nucleotide sequence ACGATCACAGTCCAGCTTTCCGGCGTGGATACCGAAAGCATTATCGAGCAGGTCCGTCGCGAAGACAACCAGGGGAACCGCAGCCGCCTGATCCGGCAGATTCTGTTCGAGCAGCTCGGCATTCAGGGAGAGGGTCAGTTCGAACAGTTTCACGAATTTACCTGGCGGAATACAAAGCGGGTCTGCAATGTGCTGTTCCGTAATATTCGTGAGCTGCCAGATTCATCGCTGGATAATGAAAGCGCCGACTGGAAGCTGGTCATCGATTTTCCCTTTGATGAACCAGGCCATGGACCCCGCGACGACCTGAGCACGCTCCAGCGGTTTATGCAGTCGCATCCGGAAGGAAGTCGTACCCTCTGCTGGGTCCCCTCGTTCTTTACTGCGGATTCCCAAAAGGATGTGGGCATGCTTTACCTGCTGGACTTTCTGATGACCGGTGAGCGTTTCAGCGAGTATTCCAGCCACCTCTCTCCGCAGGATCGTCAGTCGGCAAAAACTATTCTGGAGAGTCAACGGAACCAGTTGAGACAGCGTGTGAAAAATAACCTGGATGCCGCCTACGGTCTGGATCGTCACGCCAGTGAGTCCATCGACAGCACACACGACCTGGAGCTGAACGAACATTATGCCTCTCTGAAACCAGGCTTTACGCCGCAACCACCGGTCGCAGCGAATCTGTCAGGCGCGATGGAGAATCTACTCAGCCAGGCGCTGGAACACGAATTTCCGGCAGCCCCGCTGTTTGAAGGCGAGATCAAAAAGAGTACGCTGAATAAGGTCTATGAACTGATCCTGCCAGCCACGCAGACCACCGATGGTCGACTCGCCATCGACAAAACCCTGCGTCCACTCCTGCGACAGATCGCCGTTCCGCTGCAACTGGGCGAGATGGGCATCGATGCGACGCACTTCGTTCTGGGGCACCACTGGAAATCTCACTTTTCAAAAAAATCAGCCGAGACCGGCAGTGAGCAGTCAGTCACACAACTCCGCAAATGGATCGACGATCCCAAGCCGATGGGGCTTCCGAAAGAAGCGCAGAACCTGGTGATCCTGATTTACGCTGCCCAGACCAGCTGGACTCCCTTTCTGCACGGCGCGCCATTTGAGGCAACTATTGCCAATCTGCCGGATGCCTGTGAACTGCGCCCCATTTCGCTCCCCACAGAAAACGAGTGGCAGCGGGCCCAGGCACTGGCCGCCAGTCTGTTTGGGTATTCCGGTTCCTCCCTGCTGAGTGCCGGAAACGTGAATTCGCTGTCCGAAGCCTGCCAGTCAAAAGCCGTGGAAACCCGCAAAGCCTGTCAATCGTATTGCCAGAATCTGAAGCAGCACATGACCGATCTGGAGATAACAGCCGAATCGACAGATCGGATGCAGACCGCAGTCGCCAGCCAGATCCTGATTGAAAATCTGAGTACTGCCAAACCGGAAGAAATTGTGTCATTGCTGGCAGAAGCCACGATCGTCACCAGCGAAACCGCCATGGGAGAATGCATCAGTAAAGCTGCTCGACTGGAAGGTCAATTGAATGCGACCAACTGGGAATCGTTTGAATTGCTTCAGAAACTGCCACCCAATTTTCATAGTGCCTCGAAACAAATCCTGGTGGATCTGAAAGAAACCATGATGAGTGATGAACATGTACTGGACCTGGGACCGGCTTTGAATACAGCACAGGCGCGTGCCATGCGACTCGTCTCGCAGGCGATTGAAACTCCGCCCACCCCCGAAGGTGAAACTACGACAGCTGAAACACCGACAGACAACGATTCGCCCCCTCTTCCGACATCTGGCGCAGCGGCTCAGATCATCGACCAGGGAACAAAGCAGGGGCTAACGCTCTCAGCAGCAGAGGAGATACTTTCAGAACTCAAAGCTAGACTGAAACCAGCCCAGCAGGCGCGCGTGAATGTCAGCTGGGTGATTGAAGAAGGAGGCAGTCAGAAATGACGCTTACAGCCCCGACATTCAGTCAGATCAAAGCACAGGTCGCGACAATCCAGCAGAAATCATCCCGGGCCGACGTGATTGGTATCCAGTCATCAGGACGCTGGAGTGATGACACGCGCATTCAGGACGGCGACCAGACCTACCTGATCTACCAATGCGATTCCCCCCTGGCCTGCCGTATTGCCATCAGGGAACCGGTGGAGAAAAAAACAACCAAAGTGCTGATCACTGGCCTGGATGAGAACGAACTCGGCGATGATTTACGCTATCGGCTCGCCAAACACAAACTGTTCAATATCGATCCCTGGCAGATGGTCTGTTCCCAGTTCAATGCCCGCAATGTGGATACGCGGCTGACGCATCACCCCTGGCTCGCGGAGACCCTGCTGGAACTGGGATCCCGCCATGGTTTTCCTCCGGCGCGGGGCGGTTTTCTCGATGCCGAATCGGCCTGGTCGTTCTTACTGGAACATCAGATTCAACTGCGGGGGGAAGCGCCTGACCTGACCTCACTTTTGAAATGGACTCTGGACCACACAGCGACACAACATTTCCGTCACAGTACTCCTGAATTCCAGGAAGCAACCATCAAGTGGCTCAGTGAACAGGCAGGTCCCGTCGCGCGATTGATTCTGCAATGTGTGCAGCAGGAGCAATTCCAGCAGGATCCCCTGCCGATCGGAATAGCCATGATTGTCCTGTTCCATCAAGAGGCCCAAGGCAAACTGGAGAAAGCGTGCGGAAAGTTCGAAGGACGATATTTCAAGAATCACTCCCCAGAGCCGGAACTGATGCAGCGCTGGATTTCGTCCGCCCGTGAGGTAGTCCGTTCACTGCAGCATGCTGCTCCTAAGCGACATCGCCAGATTGTTCAGCGCTCAGATGAGATCCTGAAAGAACTCTCTGCAGAGAAGTATGCCTATCTGAGTCATTCGTCCCTGCTCGGTTTCGAGCAACGGTTAATTCGCTTTGGCGAAACCCTGTCGGATATGGTAAGCCGGAACTCCTGGAGTGAAATCAGTGTGCTCCAGGAACTGAGCGAGTCTGTCCGGAAACATGATCTGGCGAACCAGGATCCTCGACAGCTGGAACGGCTGGAGATGTCATTGCGTCTGGTACGCTGGCTGCGCGAAGAGAGCCAGTCTCACCAAAAGGATCCACAGTCACTGGGAGCGGCTGCCCGCTTCCAGCTGGAAACGGGTGGCTTTCTTGACTGGGCACGTCTCCAGTTGCGGCACGGTGATGCGGTAGAAGTTTTATCGCAGGCCTATCTGCAACTTTTTGAGAAGGTCACACAGGTCCGCGAACGACAGGCACAGCATGTTTCTCAGTTACTGGCGGACTGGACTTCAGCTGGTTCGAAGGGAAATGATGTCATACCAGTCGAACAGATCCTGGAACAGATCGTCGCCCCGCTGGCTGCAGAACAGCCAGTGTTGTTAATCGTCATTGACGGCATGAGTGTAGCCGTCTGTCGTGAACTACTCAGTAATCTCACTCGACACGAGTGGGTAGCACTGGCAGAACCGAATCACCGCTTCAACCGTCCCGCCATGGCAGTGATACCCTCTGTGACCGAATTCTCCCGGACCAGCCTGCTGACAGGAAAATTGAAACAGGGAGGTCAAAACGAAGAAAAAAAGGGATTCCAAAATCACCCTCAACTCACAGGCAGCAACAAAAATGCACAGCCTCCGCTGCTGTATCATAAAGCAGGGCTGCAGGGACCTGATCAAAGTGATCTGGCGGGAGACCTGCGAAAAGAAATCGCTTCTTCACGAAGTGTGGTAGGCGTCATAGTGAATGCCGTGGATGATAATTTACTCAAAGGGGAACAGCTTGATACGCGCTGGTCTCGCGAACAGATCCAGGTCCTGCCCACCCTGTTACACGAAGCCCGCAATGCCAGCCGCCTGGTAGTACTAGTCAGCGATCATGGTCATGTGCTCGACTGCCAGACACAACACAGACCGGGCACCGATGAAACCACGGGAGGCGAACGCTGGAGACCGGCAGGTGTGTCACCGACAGAGGGCGAGACACTGATTTCAGGCAGTCGAGTCTTAAGTGCAGGGCAGAAACTGGTGGCCCCCTGGAGCGAACGCATCCGCTACACCATGAAGAAAAACGGTTACCATGGCGGTCTGTCACCACAGGAAATGATTGTGCCGATCGTGGTACTGTCCAGTACAGATGAAATCCCGACGGGCTGGAGTGAACAACCCATCGATACACCGGCCTGGTGGGATGAAGTTTTACCTGAGATCGAAGAAATTAAACCGGCAGCGCCCGCCAAACCAAAACGGAAGCCAGTCTCCAAAACGCCAATGCTGTTTAATGACCTCGAAGACGAACCGGAAACATCTGCCCCCGCAGAAGCACCAGCAGTACCTGCGTGGATTCAGAGTTTACTGAAAAGCCCGGTTTTTAAAGATCAGAAACGTCTGGGTGGACGACATCTTCCCGATGATGCCACCTTTACCCGTCTGCTGCATGCCCTGGACCGACGGGAGGGAACAATGACACTGCGAGCACTGACGCGCGCACTCGAAGCACCTCCAATGCGAATGCGGGGTATCCTGGCAAAAACCGAACGCGTGCTGAACGTAGACGGTTACGATGTCATTCGCTACGACGAAACATCCGATACCGTAGAGCTCCAGCGTGATCTGCTACTCAAACAATTTGGTCTGGAGGACTAGGCTACCATGATCAGTCCCCGGCGCAGAGAAGAAATTATTGACGCCCTCAGGCGTGGTACCGTCCCCCAGAACAGTCTCGATGCATTTGCCGTCGGTCTCGATCATTTTGAACCGGCACTCAAAGAAGAACTGGAGAAAGTTGCTTCCTCAGGCGGAGTATTTAAGGCAGTCCGAGGTGAATACGGCTGCGGAAAAACATTCTTCTCACGCTGGCTCGCAGATCAGGCACGCAAACAGGGATTTGCCTCGGCGGAAGTCCAGGTCTCGGAAACGGAGACACCCCTGCATCGCCTGGAAACAGTCTATCGCAGGCTGATGGAACGGCTTTCCACAGCAGGGACTCCCCAGGGTGCCTGGCGAAATATTGTCGATGGCTGGTTCTATGCACTTGAGGAAGATGTCCTGTCTGAAGGACAGATTGACGAAGCAGATCAGCAGGCCCTGCTGGAGCGCACGAACGAGTTGCTGGAACAGCGACTGGCCAAGGTTACCGATATCACGCCGACTTTCAGCTCAGCCTTGCGAGGTTATCGCCGGGCACAGGTGGCAGGCGAAAGAGCAATCGCGGACGGTATTCTGGCCTGGCTGGCCGGGCAACCGAATGTGTCTGCCTCGGCCAAACGGTATTGTGGCGTGAAGGGTGATATAGACCATTTTGGCGCATTGAGTTTTCTCCAGGGAGTCTTGACTGTTCTGCGTGATTCCGGACATCCGGGACTGCTGTTGATTCTGGATGAAGTGGAAACCATTCAACGTGTGCGCAGCGATGTACGGGATAAAAGTCTTAATGCACTGCGTCAGTTGATTGACGAAGTCGATTCGGGTCGTTTTCCCGGACTCTATCTGTTGGTAACAGGCACACCTGCCTTTTACGAAGGTCCTCAGGGAATTCAACGACTGGAACCGCTGGCCCAACGTTTGCATGTCGACTTCCAGACCGATGCCCGATTTGACAATCCCCGCGCCCCACAAATTCGCCTTCCGGCCTTCAGCCTCGAACGTCTCTGCCTGGTAGGATGTAAGGTTCGAGATATCTACCAGCAGCACGCACAGGCCTCAGAACGGATTGCAGAGTTGTGTGATGACAGCTATGTGCAGGAACTGGCCCAGGCAGTGGCCGGTAAACTGGGTGGAAAAGTGGGAGTGGCTCCCCGGATCTTTCTGAAAAAGCTGGTGGCGGACATCCTCGACCGCATCGACCAGTTCGACGATTTCAAACCGCACGAACATTACACGCTGACGATGACCGATTCAGAATTAACCACCGTCGAACGCCAGGCCGCTGGTGCTACGGATATAGATCAGATCGAACTCGAGTTATAGAAATGGGTCTGAAAGAACAGCCGAATAAATAAATTATTAAAAATGATTTCAGAAAAATAAAGAGTGACATTGAGCAGTTTTGACCTTCTCCATCCAGCTTTGCAGCATCACATTGTTAACAGTCTTGGCTGGCGGGAACTGCGTCCGTTTCAGGAAGCAGTCATACCGCAGATCCTGGCAGGCAAACATCTGATAGTCCTCGCGCCCACAGCAGGAGGAAAAACGGAAGCCGCCTTTTTTCCGGTTGTCTCCCGGATGCTCACGGAAGAATGGAACGGCCTGAGCGTGCTTTATATCTGTCCCATTAAGGCGCTGCTCAATAATCTTGACGTCCGTCTGGAAGGCTACTGTCGCCTGCTGGGAAGACGCTCTGCGTTATGGCACGGCGATGTGAAGCCTTCAGCACGTAAAAAGATCCTGCGCGAACCGCCCGACTGTCTGTTGACAACTCCTGAATCACTGGAGGTGATGCTGGATTCCCCGAATGTTGATGCACAGCGGCTGTTTGGTAATCTTCAGGTTGTCATCATTGATGAAATTCATGCCTTCGCCGGAGATGATCGAGGTTGGCATCTGCTCTCTGTCCTGGAACGGATTTCACGAATTGCAGGTCGGGAACTACAGCGCCTGGGACTTTCCGCAACCGTAGGCAATCCTGAAACACTGGTTGACTGGCTGGCAGGTTCCTGCAAGGGGCCGCGCGACGTGTTTTTGCCGCTTGCTTCCGGTTCAGATGCTGCAGATGTCCAACTGGATTATGTCGGCTCACTCTCCAATGCAGCTGTCGTCATTTCCCGCCTGCACCGTGGTGAGAAGCGACTGGTGTTTGTCGACAGTCGTGCCCGGGCCGAACAACTGGCCGCCGAACTCCGGCGTCTGGAAATTACGACTTTTGTGACGCACAGCTCCCTCAGCCAGGAACAGCGGAAACAGGCCGAAGAGGCTTTCGCTTCCCGAGATGACTGCGCGATCGTCGCCACCAGTGTCCTTGAACTGGGCATTGATGTAGGAAACCTGGATCGAGTAATTCAGATCGACTCTCCTCCTACTGTCTCCAGTTTCCTGCAAAGAATGGGGCGCACCGGGCGTCGCGCAGGGACACTGCGTAACTGTCTGTTTCTGGCAACTAAGGAAGAAATGCTGATTCAAGCGGCGGCTTTGATCGATCTCTGGTCCACAGGTTATGTTGAACCGGTACAGCCACCATCTCTGCCTTACCATATTCTAGCTCAACAATTGATGGCTTTGATCCTGCAGGAGAGTGGCATTGGTCAAAGAGACTGGTTTTCCTGGCTGAGTGGCGTTTCAGGATTTCAGTCAATATCCCCCAGTCAGGTTGATCAACTGGTATCATCGATGTTGGAACGCGGTATCCTGTGGGAAGATTCTGGTATTTTAGGAATGGGACAGTCAGGGGAAGAAACATACGGTCGACGTAATTTCATGGAACTGTTTTCCGTGTTCCTTTCCCCCCCTCTTTTTTCGGTATTGTACGGAAGACAGGAACTGGGTTATGTCGATGAAATGACCTTTCTCAGCAAACAGGAAGGGCCACGAATTTTACTGTTAGGTGGGCGGGCATGGCAGGTCAATCACATCGACTGGCAAAGACGAAAAGCCTACGTGGAACCAACTGAATCAAAGGGAAGAACACGCTGGCAAGGCTCAGGACAGGGACTGAACTTTCAAATGGCACAGTCCATGAAACAGATTCTGTCTACAGATTTAAATCGTGATTACCTGTCACAACGGGCCACTCAATACCTCACAGATATTCGTGAAGAATACGCCTGGCTGGACCCAGCTTCTTCGATTGCCATACAAACTGGGGGCCAGGAAGTCGAGTGGTGGACTTATGCAGGTTCTCAGGTCAATGCAACTCTGGCGCGGCAGCTCTCTCAACAGACTCGACATGATGTCCAGTTTGACAGTTTCACACTGACATTTCACCAGACACTGAAACTGCAGGACATCGAAGTCGCGATCAAAGCGGTCTGTCAACGAGATCCTAATGAAATGTATCCATCTATTGAAGAGCAAGCGATCGACGGACTGAAGTTTTCAGAATGCCTCCCGCGGGAGCTAGCAATCGAAATGTTGGAGCACAGACTGCAAGACAGTGAATCCACCCAGAAACTCTTCCAGCAACCAGTCAGGTTTGTGATTCAGCAGTAAATTTTTGAGGAACATCGACGTTAAGGACGCGTTCATAAGATAGTGTGCACAACAAAAACCATTGTGCGATATAACTTTATGTAATGCTTACCCTT is from Gimesia maris and encodes:
- the pglZ gene encoding BREX-2 system phosphatase PglZ; its protein translation is MTLTAPTFSQIKAQVATIQQKSSRADVIGIQSSGRWSDDTRIQDGDQTYLIYQCDSPLACRIAIREPVEKKTTKVLITGLDENELGDDLRYRLAKHKLFNIDPWQMVCSQFNARNVDTRLTHHPWLAETLLELGSRHGFPPARGGFLDAESAWSFLLEHQIQLRGEAPDLTSLLKWTLDHTATQHFRHSTPEFQEATIKWLSEQAGPVARLILQCVQQEQFQQDPLPIGIAMIVLFHQEAQGKLEKACGKFEGRYFKNHSPEPELMQRWISSAREVVRSLQHAAPKRHRQIVQRSDEILKELSAEKYAYLSHSSLLGFEQRLIRFGETLSDMVSRNSWSEISVLQELSESVRKHDLANQDPRQLERLEMSLRLVRWLREESQSHQKDPQSLGAAARFQLETGGFLDWARLQLRHGDAVEVLSQAYLQLFEKVTQVRERQAQHVSQLLADWTSAGSKGNDVIPVEQILEQIVAPLAAEQPVLLIVIDGMSVAVCRELLSNLTRHEWVALAEPNHRFNRPAMAVIPSVTEFSRTSLLTGKLKQGGQNEEKKGFQNHPQLTGSNKNAQPPLLYHKAGLQGPDQSDLAGDLRKEIASSRSVVGVIVNAVDDNLLKGEQLDTRWSREQIQVLPTLLHEARNASRLVVLVSDHGHVLDCQTQHRPGTDETTGGERWRPAGVSPTEGETLISGSRVLSAGQKLVAPWSERIRYTMKKNGYHGGLSPQEMIVPIVVLSSTDEIPTGWSEQPIDTPAWWDEVLPEIEEIKPAAPAKPKRKPVSKTPMLFNDLEDEPETSAPAEAPAVPAWIQSLLKSPVFKDQKRLGGRHLPDDATFTRLLHALDRREGTMTLRALTRALEAPPMRMRGILAKTERVLNVDGYDVIRYDETSDTVELQRDLLLKQFGLED
- a CDS encoding DEAD/DEAH box helicase; its protein translation is MSSFDLLHPALQHHIVNSLGWRELRPFQEAVIPQILAGKHLIVLAPTAGGKTEAAFFPVVSRMLTEEWNGLSVLYICPIKALLNNLDVRLEGYCRLLGRRSALWHGDVKPSARKKILREPPDCLLTTPESLEVMLDSPNVDAQRLFGNLQVVIIDEIHAFAGDDRGWHLLSVLERISRIAGRELQRLGLSATVGNPETLVDWLAGSCKGPRDVFLPLASGSDAADVQLDYVGSLSNAAVVISRLHRGEKRLVFVDSRARAEQLAAELRRLEITTFVTHSSLSQEQRKQAEEAFASRDDCAIVATSVLELGIDVGNLDRVIQIDSPPTVSSFLQRMGRTGRRAGTLRNCLFLATKEEMLIQAAALIDLWSTGYVEPVQPPSLPYHILAQQLMALILQESGIGQRDWFSWLSGVSGFQSISPSQVDQLVSSMLERGILWEDSGILGMGQSGEETYGRRNFMELFSVFLSPPLFSVLYGRQELGYVDEMTFLSKQEGPRILLLGGRAWQVNHIDWQRRKAYVEPTESKGRTRWQGSGQGLNFQMAQSMKQILSTDLNRDYLSQRATQYLTDIREEYAWLDPASSIAIQTGGQEVEWWTYAGSQVNATLARQLSQQTRHDVQFDSFTLTFHQTLKLQDIEVAIKAVCQRDPNEMYPSIEEQAIDGLKFSECLPRELAIEMLEHRLQDSESTQKLFQQPVRFVIQQ
- the brxD gene encoding BREX system ATP-binding protein BrxD — encoded protein: MISPRRREEIIDALRRGTVPQNSLDAFAVGLDHFEPALKEELEKVASSGGVFKAVRGEYGCGKTFFSRWLADQARKQGFASAEVQVSETETPLHRLETVYRRLMERLSTAGTPQGAWRNIVDGWFYALEEDVLSEGQIDEADQQALLERTNELLEQRLAKVTDITPTFSSALRGYRRAQVAGERAIADGILAWLAGQPNVSASAKRYCGVKGDIDHFGALSFLQGVLTVLRDSGHPGLLLILDEVETIQRVRSDVRDKSLNALRQLIDEVDSGRFPGLYLLVTGTPAFYEGPQGIQRLEPLAQRLHVDFQTDARFDNPRAPQIRLPAFSLERLCLVGCKVRDIYQQHAQASERIAELCDDSYVQELAQAVAGKLGGKVGVAPRIFLKKLVADILDRIDQFDDFKPHEHYTLTMTDSELTTVERQAAGATDIDQIELEL